A region of Clostridium acetobutylicum ATCC 824 DNA encodes the following proteins:
- a CDS encoding ATP-binding protein, which produces MIKGYSEKVEKIYSKLRKTEEDNLKSRREEIKDKLPKIIKIDSEISRLCLKLSTNIFKKINNRDEYIKSLKNEITNLRMERSELLVSNGYPMDYLQMHYNCSKCKDTGYIGAHKCSCYKKYLVQLYYDNSDLKSLLNENNFENFNINYYSNRKSEDEPRTPRKNMEKILSLSLNYIKNFSDSNENLLFYGNSGTGKTFLSHCIAKDLLERGFLVIYKTSADLAQELKQLQFEPNPTLEDLIINCDLLIIDDLGTEQISAFSKTCFFNLINKKLLSQKKMLISSNYNLEELTRLYSERITSRLFGDFTLCKFYGDDIRINRNLKNKKI; this is translated from the coding sequence ATGATTAAAGGATATTCTGAAAAAGTAGAAAAAATTTATTCTAAACTAAGAAAAACTGAAGAAGATAACTTAAAAAGCAGAAGAGAAGAAATTAAAGACAAATTACCAAAGATAATAAAGATAGATTCCGAGATAAGTAGACTTTGCCTAAAATTATCTACAAATATATTTAAAAAGATAAATAATCGTGATGAATATATAAAGTCCTTAAAAAATGAAATAACAAACTTAAGAATGGAAAGATCTGAACTTCTAGTTTCTAATGGATACCCTATGGATTATCTTCAAATGCATTATAACTGCAGTAAATGTAAAGATACAGGATATATAGGTGCACATAAATGTTCCTGCTATAAAAAATACTTAGTTCAACTTTACTATGATAATTCTGATCTTAAAAGTCTTTTAAACGAAAATAACTTTGAGAATTTTAATATAAACTATTATTCAAATAGAAAATCAGAAGATGAGCCAAGAACTCCTAGAAAGAATATGGAAAAGATTCTTTCTTTATCTTTAAATTACATCAAAAATTTTAGCGATTCAAACGAAAACCTATTGTTCTATGGCAATTCAGGAACAGGAAAAACCTTTTTATCACATTGTATAGCAAAAGATTTATTAGAAAGAGGTTTTCTAGTAATTTATAAAACCTCAGCAGATTTAGCACAAGAGCTTAAACAGCTTCAGTTTGAACCTAATCCTACTCTAGAAGATTTAATAATAAACTGTGATTTACTTATAATTGATGATTTGGGTACAGAACAGATAAGTGCATTCTCAAAAACTTGCTTCTTTAATCTAATAAATAAAAAGTTGCTTTCGCAAAAGAAAATGCTTATATCTTCAAATTATAATTTAGAAGAACTGACAAGATTATATTCAGAAAGAATTACCTCTAGATTATTTGGCGATTTCACCCTATGTAAATTTTATGGTGACGATATAAGAATAAATAGAAACTTAAAAAATAAAAAGATATAA
- a CDS encoding DnaD domain-containing protein: MSTFMFKTKTNEVTPISNIFIENYMTKARGEYVKVYLLGLKYCTSGEPGVNSSMMASKLHLLETDIINAWNYWNDENVIKLIPIDNKGNFNIQFLDLSEESPEDEKVDLLSELNNTSIKGMLQDIEKLLGRTLSPKEMSTYIGWQKEFSFSPELILLLIQYAVSKGKTNYRYIEKIALSWHDSKIKSIEDAQTYITKHEDKWIKIRKVLDYLGIKDAEIMKPQEQMLTKWLESFSFPLDVIFRACDICFERINKADFKYIDAILTNWFKAGIKTLVDVDTKDLKKSTFNKKQQNTNFKSKDNFNNYEQRKYDYDDLEKKLLGWDSDDD; this comes from the coding sequence ATGAGCACTTTCATGTTTAAAACTAAAACAAACGAAGTAACACCTATTAGCAATATATTCATAGAAAACTATATGACAAAAGCACGAGGTGAATACGTAAAGGTATATCTGCTAGGTTTAAAATATTGTACCTCAGGTGAACCTGGAGTAAATTCTTCTATGATGGCTTCAAAACTTCACCTCTTGGAAACAGATATAATAAATGCCTGGAACTACTGGAATGACGAAAACGTAATAAAACTTATCCCTATAGATAACAAAGGAAATTTCAATATTCAATTTCTTGACTTATCAGAAGAATCTCCTGAGGATGAAAAAGTGGATTTGCTAAGTGAATTAAACAATACCTCCATAAAGGGAATGCTTCAAGATATAGAAAAATTGCTTGGAAGAACCTTATCTCCAAAAGAGATGTCTACATATATAGGCTGGCAGAAGGAATTTAGCTTTTCTCCAGAACTCATACTTCTATTAATACAATATGCTGTATCAAAAGGCAAAACAAATTATAGATACATTGAAAAAATAGCTCTTTCATGGCATGACTCAAAAATAAAATCTATAGAAGACGCTCAAACCTATATAACAAAACATGAGGACAAATGGATAAAAATACGCAAGGTTCTAGACTACTTAGGAATAAAAGATGCCGAAATCATGAAACCTCAAGAACAGATGCTTACAAAATGGTTAGAATCTTTTAGTTTTCCTCTCGATGTTATATTTAGAGCTTGTGACATATGTTTTGAAAGAATAAACAAGGCTGATTTTAAATATATAGATGCCATATTAACCAACTGGTTCAAAGCAGGAATTAAAACATTGGTAGATGTAGATACAAAGGATTTAAAAAAATCTACATTTAATAAAAAACAGCAAAATACTAACTTTAAAAGCAAAGATAATTTTAATAATTATGAACAAAGAAAATACGATTATGACGATTTAGAAAAAAAATTGTTAGGATGGGATAGTGACGATGATTAA
- a CDS encoding ABC transporter ATP-binding protein, with protein sequence MIEVKNVSKVYKMGKETVTALNNVNLKIHDGEFVAIVGPSGSGKSTLMHLVGGLDTPTSGSVRVDNKDISRLKDKEMSKYRNRTIGFVFQAFNLENTQTALENVMMPLIFAGIGGNARREKAKRALEMVGLGDKIKHRPSEMSGGQRQRVSIARALVNEPQIIFADEPTGNLDSKNGALIMKLLEDLNEKGYTIIMVTHNMEEAKKAKRLIMIKDGQVEEVDESEI encoded by the coding sequence ATGATAGAAGTAAAGAATGTTTCTAAAGTTTATAAAATGGGAAAGGAAACAGTTACAGCGCTTAATAATGTTAATCTTAAAATACACGATGGAGAATTTGTTGCAATAGTTGGGCCTTCTGGTTCGGGAAAATCAACACTAATGCATCTTGTTGGTGGATTAGATACTCCTACATCAGGAAGTGTGCGTGTAGATAATAAGGATATAAGTAGATTAAAAGATAAAGAAATGTCAAAGTATAGAAATAGAACTATAGGATTTGTATTTCAAGCGTTTAACCTTGAAAACACTCAAACCGCTTTAGAGAATGTTATGATGCCGCTTATTTTTGCTGGAATAGGAGGAAACGCAAGGAGAGAAAAGGCTAAAAGAGCTCTTGAGATGGTTGGGCTAGGAGATAAAATAAAGCATAGGCCAAGTGAAATGTCAGGTGGTCAAAGGCAGAGAGTTAGTATCGCTAGGGCGCTTGTAAATGAACCACAAATAATTTTTGCTGATGAGCCTACGGGAAATTTGGATTCTAAAAATGGAGCTCTTATAATGAAGCTTTTAGAAGATTTAAATGAAAAAGGCTATACAATAATTATGGTAACACACAATATGGAAGAAGCTAAAAAGGCTAAGAGACTTATCATGATAAAAGATGGACAGGTTGAGGAGGTTGATGAGAGTGAAATTTAA
- a CDS encoding beta-ketoacyl-ACP synthase III, whose protein sequence is MNSVEIIGTGSYVPEKIVTNEDMSKIVDTSDEWISSRTGIKERRISINENTSDLGAKAALRAIEDSNIKPEEIDLIIVATTSPDSYTPSVACIVQEKIGAKNAACFDLNAACTGFIFALNTASQFIKTGEYKTALVVGTEVLSKILDWQDRGTCVLFGDGAGAVIIRGGDENGIIKACLGSDGTGKDFLHCPATNVINPFSDEKGLASSKISMNGREVFKFAVKVMVSSVKKVIEDSGLNIEDIDYIVPHQANIRIIEFAAKKLGLSMDKFFINLQNYGNTSGATIPLAIDEMNKKGLLKRGAKIVVVGFGGGLTWGSMVLKWTK, encoded by the coding sequence GTGAATAGTGTTGAGATTATAGGGACTGGAAGCTATGTCCCAGAAAAAATAGTTACTAATGAAGATATGTCTAAGATAGTTGATACTAGTGATGAGTGGATATCATCAAGAACAGGTATAAAGGAAAGAAGAATATCTATAAACGAAAATACATCAGATTTAGGTGCTAAAGCTGCCTTAAGGGCAATAGAGGACTCAAACATAAAACCAGAAGAAATAGATTTAATAATAGTTGCAACTACAAGTCCAGACTCATATACTCCATCCGTAGCTTGTATTGTTCAGGAGAAGATAGGTGCCAAAAATGCTGCCTGTTTTGATTTGAATGCGGCATGTACTGGATTTATATTTGCTCTTAATACGGCATCTCAGTTTATAAAAACAGGAGAGTATAAAACAGCTCTTGTAGTAGGAACAGAGGTACTATCAAAGATACTTGATTGGCAAGATAGAGGTACATGTGTACTTTTTGGAGATGGTGCAGGTGCGGTAATTATAAGAGGCGGAGATGAAAACGGAATTATTAAAGCATGTCTTGGTTCAGATGGTACGGGAAAAGACTTCTTGCATTGTCCAGCGACTAATGTGATAAATCCATTTTCGGATGAAAAAGGTTTAGCAAGCAGTAAGATTTCTATGAATGGAAGAGAAGTCTTTAAATTTGCAGTTAAGGTAATGGTAAGCTCAGTTAAAAAGGTTATAGAAGATAGTGGACTAAATATAGAAGACATTGATTATATAGTACCTCATCAGGCTAACATTAGAATAATAGAGTTTGCAGCTAAAAAACTTGGATTAAGTATGGACAAATTTTTTATAAACCTACAAAACTATGGAAATACATCTGGAGCGACTATACCACTGGCAATAGATGAAATGAATAAAAAAGGCTTGCTTAAAAGAGGTGCTAAAATAGTTGTAGTTGGTTTTGGTGGAGGACTTACTTGGGGTTCCATGGTTCTTAAATGGACTAAATAA
- a CDS encoding ABC transporter permease: protein MKLSDCIKMAFSDLNKRKFRTVLTSFGIAIGTLLVILMGGFGEGVQKISMDQIKQMDSMRLITVRPYEYVNQKASGKSAPSAKDKKIDNNILNKFKNIKGVSSVNAGIGTQVSTVKLENKTLQKVDFEGYNLDYDVFNKASENQVRMDKEKSKKFGYKPIIAGENLKKTDENSVLVGKGLLKRLGLTNEKSVVGKEIEIKVEFPKIEGMPEKAPLVIKAKVAGVVNKLYENGGIVITGNDSMAAKIQEYYMNSKDYINEKGYDKVTVEAKDMDSVSSVSHRIQKLNYSYIAQGDYANQINNVYLIFKILLIAAGAIVLLVASIGVINTMTMAVHEKTKMIGIMKAQGASRRNIKRMFIVQSGSLGFLGAMGGTIVALISSVIINKVLVAYKVGGIEAGMKMVDIRASIIIFTILFTIIVSMLAGLLPAGKAAKLNPVDSLRFE, encoded by the coding sequence ATGAAATTATCAGATTGCATTAAAATGGCATTTAGTGATTTAAATAAGAGAAAATTCCGTACGGTATTAACTTCATTTGGTATAGCTATAGGAACTCTTTTAGTTATATTAATGGGAGGCTTTGGAGAAGGCGTTCAAAAAATAAGTATGGATCAAATTAAACAAATGGATTCTATGAGACTTATTACAGTTCGCCCTTATGAATATGTAAATCAGAAGGCTAGTGGAAAATCAGCTCCAAGCGCAAAAGATAAGAAGATAGATAATAATATTCTTAACAAGTTTAAAAATATAAAGGGTGTTTCAAGTGTAAATGCAGGTATAGGAACACAGGTTTCAACAGTTAAATTAGAGAATAAAACATTACAGAAGGTAGACTTTGAAGGATATAATTTAGATTATGATGTGTTTAATAAAGCTAGTGAGAACCAAGTTAGAATGGATAAGGAAAAGTCCAAAAAATTTGGATATAAGCCTATTATAGCAGGTGAAAATTTAAAGAAAACTGATGAAAATTCGGTTCTTGTAGGAAAAGGACTTTTAAAAAGGTTAGGTTTAACCAATGAAAAAAGTGTGGTTGGAAAGGAAATCGAGATTAAAGTTGAATTTCCTAAAATAGAAGGCATGCCAGAAAAGGCACCGCTTGTTATAAAGGCTAAGGTAGCTGGTGTGGTAAACAAACTCTATGAAAATGGGGGAATTGTAATTACAGGAAACGACAGCATGGCAGCAAAAATTCAGGAATATTATATGAATAGTAAAGATTATATCAATGAAAAAGGATATGATAAAGTAACTGTAGAAGCAAAAGATATGGATTCTGTTTCTAGCGTGAGCCATAGAATTCAAAAGTTAAATTATTCATACATTGCCCAAGGTGATTATGCTAACCAGATTAATAATGTATATTTGATATTTAAAATACTTCTTATAGCTGCAGGTGCTATAGTACTTTTAGTTGCATCTATAGGTGTTATAAATACAATGACTATGGCAGTACATGAAAAAACTAAAATGATTGGAATAATGAAAGCTCAAGGTGCATCAAGAAGGAATATAAAGAGAATGTTTATAGTGCAGTCTGGTAGCCTTGGATTTTTAGGAGCAATGGGCGGAACAATAGTAGCTTTAATTTCATCGGTTATTATTAATAAGGTACTTGTAGCCTATAAAGTAGGAGGAATTGAAGCTGGTATGAAGATGGTAGATATAAGGGCATCAATAATAATATTTACTATTTTGTTTACTATAATTGTTTCAATGTTAGCGGGACTTTTACCTGCCGGAAAAGCAGCTAAATTAAATCCTGTAGATTCTCTTAGGTTTGAGTAG
- a CDS encoding peptidoglycan amidohydrolase family protein — translation MKIGNKKVILPVVFLFIIAIYVGFNVFRYERNSKAISRTVMYLKDSNHREENLSSAISLNGGKSENTCVYFASGALRNGGLMVPDATANTTELMDFLKSKGFKKHYDLEKLKEGDICFTSESGDKNEVPDHTYIFMRWVDSIHKDAYVCDNQKKDYGDTYHKRNITYEAKINNEKKSRAIYYMR, via the coding sequence TTGAAGATAGGTAATAAGAAAGTAATTTTACCCGTAGTTTTCCTTTTTATAATAGCTATTTATGTTGGATTTAATGTTTTTAGATATGAGAGAAATTCTAAGGCAATTAGTAGAACGGTTATGTATTTAAAAGATAGTAATCATAGAGAAGAAAATTTAAGTTCTGCCATAAGCCTTAATGGAGGCAAAAGTGAAAATACATGTGTTTACTTTGCATCAGGAGCACTTAGGAATGGCGGCTTGATGGTTCCAGATGCGACTGCAAATACAACTGAGCTTATGGATTTTTTAAAAAGTAAAGGGTTCAAAAAGCATTATGATTTGGAAAAGCTAAAAGAGGGAGATATATGCTTTACATCAGAAAGTGGAGATAAAAACGAGGTGCCAGATCACACATATATATTTATGAGATGGGTTGATTCAATTCACAAGGATGCATATGTGTGTGACAATCAAAAGAAGGATTATGGCGATACCTATCATAAAAGAAATATAACCTATGAAGCTAAAATAAATAATGAAAAGAAAAGTAGAGCAATATATTATATGAGATAA
- a CDS encoding ABC transporter permease — protein MKFKDGLRMAGRDLTRRKGRTFWTSLAIAVGTMLVVTLVSLGTSGEKMAMGKVEDSTSLKLINVMNEKYFDPENTDMSSFNQDDMYKKIDDTTVKKVKKIPGIENVTTSIIINVDNIKIDGKENKNVNQVMGSYNNDNSFSESTIKSVRKNNKNDKLVPIIAGRNLKSSDKDGVVVGQKFLKAMGITDYKAVVGKEIDITESKTENQNITVAPLTVKGKVIGVISDKFEADNQIMASIELTNKIKSYYTFQDDYLKSNGYESIVIIAKNTENTLSIGKSIKNMGYYYVSYQDIVKRSQNSYKIMEAILAVLGLIVLFVAAIGIVNTMTMVIYERTKSIGIMKSMGANRGEIRSIFILQAGIMGVLGGVIGLIFSFINVKIVQLGLNAYLRSRNIKESLDIVMPYWLVIGTLAFSIFIAVLAGMYPSGKASRMDPVDALNS, from the coding sequence GTGAAATTTAAAGATGGCTTAAGAATGGCAGGAAGGGACCTTACTAGAAGAAAAGGAAGAACGTTTTGGACATCTCTTGCTATAGCGGTAGGAACAATGCTTGTAGTAACTTTAGTCAGTCTTGGAACTTCAGGTGAGAAAATGGCAATGGGAAAGGTTGAAGACAGTACATCGTTAAAACTAATAAATGTCATGAACGAAAAATACTTTGATCCTGAGAACACTGATATGAGTAGTTTCAATCAAGATGATATGTATAAAAAGATAGATGATACAACTGTAAAAAAGGTAAAGAAAATACCTGGAATAGAGAATGTTACAACAAGTATAATTATTAATGTTGATAATATTAAAATAGATGGAAAAGAAAATAAGAATGTAAACCAGGTAATGGGTTCATATAATAATGATAATAGTTTTTCAGAAAGTACTATAAAATCAGTTAGAAAAAATAATAAGAATGATAAGCTTGTTCCAATTATTGCAGGAAGAAACTTAAAAAGTTCAGATAAAGATGGTGTAGTTGTTGGACAGAAGTTTCTAAAGGCTATGGGAATAACAGATTACAAGGCTGTTGTTGGTAAGGAAATAGATATAACTGAGAGCAAAACTGAAAATCAAAATATAACAGTAGCACCTCTTACAGTTAAAGGCAAGGTAATTGGAGTTATAAGCGATAAATTTGAAGCGGATAATCAAATAATGGCGTCAATAGAACTTACAAATAAAATAAAAAGCTACTATACATTTCAGGATGATTATTTAAAAAGCAATGGTTATGAGTCAATTGTTATAATAGCTAAAAATACCGAGAATACACTAAGCATAGGAAAATCAATAAAGAATATGGGATACTACTATGTAAGCTATCAGGATATTGTAAAGAGAAGCCAAAACTCATATAAGATAATGGAAGCTATACTTGCGGTTTTAGGACTTATAGTACTTTTTGTTGCGGCAATTGGAATAGTTAATACAATGACTATGGTTATATATGAAAGAACTAAATCTATAGGAATAATGAAATCTATGGGAGCAAATAGAGGAGAAATAAGGAGCATATTTATACTTCAAGCAGGAATAATGGGAGTACTAGGTGGAGTAATTGGACTTATATTTAGCTTTATAAATGTTAAAATAGTTCAATTAGGATTGAATGCGTATCTGAGAAGTAGAAATATAAAAGAATCTTTAGATATCGTTATGCCTTACTGGCTTGTAATTGGAACTCTGGCTTTTTCTATTTTTATAGCAGTACTTGCTGGAATGTATCCATCAGGTAAAGCGTCAAGAATGGATCCAGTAGATGCATTAAATTCGTAA
- a CDS encoding NAD(P)H-dependent flavin oxidoreductase → MKLPPLQIGDLKADIPIIQGGMGVGISRSSLASAVANCGGVGTISGVQIGFDEPDFETNTFNANIRALNKHIKKAKQESKRGIIAVNFMVAMNDYDKYVKSAVDAGADLIVSGAGLPTALPKIVEGSKVKIAPIVSSPKAASVICKMWDKHHGRIPDLIVVEGPEAGGHLGFKAEQVKGSHEELSDILTGVLTAIKPFEEKHGVKIPVVCGGGVFYGKDIAKYIKLGASGVQMATRFIATEECDANLNYKNVYVNCKEDDIKIVKSPVGMPGRAISNKFVQSNDKNITITKCYNCLKPCNPKDTPYCISKALINAVNGNVDEALLFTGAKSYKIDKIVKVKELINELISDAECEF, encoded by the coding sequence ATGAAATTACCTCCTTTACAAATAGGAGATTTAAAAGCTGATATCCCAATAATCCAGGGTGGAATGGGAGTTGGAATCTCAAGATCAAGTCTTGCCTCAGCAGTTGCTAATTGCGGAGGAGTTGGAACAATTTCAGGTGTGCAAATTGGATTTGATGAGCCTGATTTCGAAACTAATACGTTTAATGCAAATATAAGAGCTTTAAATAAGCATATAAAGAAAGCTAAACAAGAGAGTAAACGAGGAATTATTGCCGTTAATTTTATGGTAGCAATGAACGATTATGATAAATATGTTAAAAGTGCTGTTGACGCAGGTGCTGATTTAATAGTATCAGGAGCAGGGCTTCCAACTGCATTGCCTAAAATAGTAGAAGGAAGTAAAGTTAAGATTGCACCAATAGTATCTTCACCTAAGGCAGCTTCTGTAATATGTAAGATGTGGGATAAGCATCACGGAAGAATCCCAGATTTGATTGTGGTTGAAGGTCCGGAAGCAGGGGGACATTTAGGATTTAAAGCAGAACAAGTTAAAGGGTCACATGAAGAACTTTCGGATATACTTACTGGAGTACTTACTGCAATAAAACCTTTTGAAGAAAAACATGGAGTTAAAATACCAGTAGTTTGCGGTGGAGGAGTATTTTACGGAAAAGACATTGCAAAATATATAAAACTTGGTGCATCAGGAGTTCAAATGGCAACTAGATTTATAGCTACAGAAGAATGTGATGCTAACTTAAACTATAAGAATGTTTATGTAAATTGCAAAGAAGATGATATAAAAATAGTGAAGAGCCCTGTTGGAATGCCTGGAAGAGCAATAAGCAATAAATTTGTACAAAGTAATGACAAAAATATTACTATAACTAAATGCTATAATTGTTTAAAACCATGTAATCCAAAGGATACACCTTATTGCATTTCTAAGGCGCTTATAAATGCAGTAAATGGAAATGTTGATGAGGCGCTTTTATTTACTGGTGCTAAATCCTATAAGATAGATAAAATCGTTAAGGTGAAAGAGCTTATTAATGAATTAATTAGTGATGCTGAATGTGAATTTTAA
- a CDS encoding MarR family winged helix-turn-helix transcriptional regulator, translating into MDRTITIINETLVELFNDILTIEQTALKQGGFNDLSVTEVHTIEAIGMYVPRTMSEVAATLGITVGTLTTAVGNLVKKGYVKRERSEEDRRVVKIALTKRGKLAYRIHAKFHSDMVKETVKGLSKEEERVLTSALEKLNRFFRDKYHIKNCKKD; encoded by the coding sequence TTGGATAGAACAATTACTATAATTAATGAAACTTTAGTTGAACTTTTTAATGATATTTTAACTATAGAACAAACTGCTTTAAAGCAGGGAGGGTTTAATGACCTTTCTGTTACTGAAGTACACACGATAGAAGCTATAGGTATGTATGTTCCCAGGACCATGTCTGAGGTTGCAGCTACACTTGGAATTACTGTTGGCACACTAACAACGGCTGTAGGAAATTTAGTTAAAAAGGGTTATGTTAAAAGAGAACGCTCAGAAGAAGATAGAAGAGTTGTTAAAATAGCCCTTACAAAGAGAGGAAAGCTTGCATATAGAATTCATGCAAAATTTCATTCTGATATGGTAAAGGAAACAGTAAAGGGATTGAGTAAAGAGGAAGAGAGAGTCCTAACTTCTGCACTTGAAAAATTAAATAGATTCTTTAGAGACAAATATCATATTAAAAACTGTAAAAAGGACTGA
- a CDS encoding competence/damage-inducible protein A, whose product MKVEILCVGTELLLGDILNTNAQFLAKEFGAMGFSMYHQAVVGDNVERLKREFELAINRADIVVTTGGLGPTDDDLTKETAAEYFNKKLIFHKESYDEIVKFFNKIGKEISENNKKQAYFPEGCTILKNDHGTAPGCIIDENDKVVILLPGPPREIIPMFRNYVIPYLRKYQEGTIVSKVLRVCGIGESGAAEMLKDLIDNQTNPTIAPYAKDNEVTFRITAKAESEEVAMKLIEPMERKVRERLKENVYGVGDTSLEDVLGAMLIEKKLTIATAESCTGGLLSGRLINYPGISEVFMEGAVTYSNEAKMNRLGVKKETLESYGAVSSETAAEMAKGIAKTAGTNIGVSTTGVAGPGGGTKEKPVGLVYVGLCINGKVKTRKLNMPGDRQTVRNRVVNAVIDWIRREIINL is encoded by the coding sequence ATGAAAGTTGAAATATTATGTGTTGGCACAGAACTTTTGCTTGGAGATATTTTAAATACTAACGCTCAATTTTTGGCAAAAGAGTTTGGGGCTATGGGATTCTCAATGTATCACCAAGCAGTAGTGGGAGATAATGTAGAAAGACTAAAAAGAGAATTTGAGCTTGCTATAAATAGAGCAGATATTGTTGTAACAACAGGTGGACTTGGACCAACTGACGATGATTTAACAAAGGAAACGGCAGCTGAATATTTTAATAAAAAGCTTATTTTTCATAAGGAGTCCTATGATGAAATAGTTAAGTTTTTTAATAAAATAGGAAAGGAAATAAGTGAGAATAATAAAAAACAGGCTTATTTTCCAGAAGGATGCACAATACTGAAGAACGATCATGGAACAGCACCTGGATGCATAATTGATGAAAATGACAAGGTAGTTATTTTACTTCCAGGACCGCCAAGAGAAATTATACCTATGTTTAGGAATTATGTAATCCCTTATCTTAGAAAATATCAGGAAGGAACAATTGTTTCTAAGGTTTTAAGAGTTTGTGGTATTGGAGAGAGCGGTGCTGCAGAGATGCTTAAGGATTTAATAGATAATCAGACTAATCCGACTATTGCACCATATGCTAAGGATAATGAGGTTACCTTTAGAATAACTGCAAAGGCAGAAAGTGAAGAAGTAGCAATGAAACTCATAGAGCCTATGGAAAGAAAGGTAAGAGAGAGACTTAAGGAGAATGTATACGGAGTAGGTGATACTTCATTAGAAGATGTACTTGGAGCAATGCTTATAGAAAAAAAGCTTACCATAGCTACAGCTGAATCCTGTACAGGAGGCCTTTTATCGGGACGTCTTATAAATTATCCTGGAATATCAGAGGTTTTTATGGAAGGAGCAGTTACTTATAGTAATGAAGCTAAAATGAATCGCCTTGGTGTAAAAAAGGAAACCCTCGAAAGTTATGGAGCTGTGAGCAGTGAGACCGCAGCGGAAATGGCTAAAGGAATAGCCAAAACGGCAGGAACAAATATAGGTGTTTCTACAACAGGTGTGGCTGGACCTGGCGGAGGCACAAAAGAAAAACCTGTAGGTCTTGTGTATGTAGGATTATGTATAAATGGAAAGGTTAAAACAAGAAAACTTAATATGCCTGGAGATAGGCAAACGGTTAGAAATAGAGTTGTAAATGCAGTAATTGATTGGATTAGAAGAGAGATAATTAATCTTTAG
- a CDS encoding HAD family hydrolase codes for MIKNIVFDIGNVLLKFTPVEFLKSKYKDDKLVEALYENVFKSNEWVELDRGTITEEEATCRFCKRDPHNAKYIREVMETWNEMHVPVEGTSELMKELREKGYKIYLLSNYHLKAFKLISDKYDFIRDVDGGIISSKVKLLKPELEIYKALTNSCGIKPEESIFIDDREENVEAAIKLGFNGIVFKDAYELKGKFDELGIAI; via the coding sequence GTGATTAAGAATATAGTGTTTGATATTGGAAATGTGCTTTTGAAGTTTACTCCTGTGGAGTTTTTAAAAAGCAAATATAAGGATGATAAGTTAGTTGAGGCTTTGTATGAGAATGTATTTAAAAGTAATGAATGGGTGGAGCTAGATAGAGGCACTATTACGGAGGAAGAAGCAACTTGTAGATTTTGTAAGAGAGATCCACATAATGCAAAATATATAAGAGAAGTTATGGAAACCTGGAATGAAATGCATGTACCAGTAGAAGGAACTTCGGAATTAATGAAAGAATTAAGAGAGAAAGGGTATAAAATATACCTTTTATCTAACTATCACTTAAAGGCTTTTAAGCTGATAAGTGATAAGTATGATTTTATAAGGGATGTAGATGGAGGAATAATATCTTCTAAAGTGAAGCTTTTAAAACCAGAGCTGGAAATATATAAGGCTTTAACTAATAGTTGTGGTATAAAGCCTGAAGAAAGCATATTTATAGATGATAGAGAAGAGAACGTTGAAGCAGCAATAAAATTAGGCTTTAACGGGATAGTCTTTAAAGATGCATATGAGCTTAAAGGTAAATTTGATGAATTAGGGATAGCAATATAA